In a genomic window of Acidobacteriota bacterium:
- a CDS encoding class I SAM-dependent methyltransferase, which yields MEAYGNFALAYDESLGIRFHRSLEQFVPKFLSRYGIRLEAPHLDLGCGTALAGGLFGRLGLASSSGLDLSWRMLDLARSRTGRLVRADMRRIPIQSGKMLTVTCFYDSLNHLDAAGFARTVRDSARILGPNGTLVFDLTTREAYEEVWSAPEPWCDRGAHHRIEIITSWNPEGGTAIAAIAGRVDREGKTVEIRETRRQWCHDPERVRRVLREAGFELIAEESFDPYATDSVLGASKMVYAARKRAR from the coding sequence GTGGAAGCGTACGGTAATTTTGCCCTGGCGTACGACGAATCGCTCGGAATCCGGTTCCACCGCTCGCTCGAGCAGTTTGTCCCGAAGTTCCTTTCCCGCTACGGGATCAGGCTCGAGGCTCCTCATCTCGATCTCGGGTGCGGGACGGCCCTCGCCGGCGGGCTTTTCGGGCGGCTCGGGCTCGCAAGCTCCTCCGGGCTGGATCTCTCCTGGCGAATGCTCGATCTCGCCCGTTCCCGTACCGGCCGGCTGGTTCGCGCGGATATGCGGCGTATCCCGATTCAAAGCGGGAAAATGCTCACCGTCACGTGCTTCTACGATTCTCTCAACCATCTCGACGCAGCCGGATTCGCCAGGACCGTCCGGGATTCCGCACGTATTCTCGGCCCGAACGGAACGCTCGTGTTCGATCTCACGACTCGTGAGGCCTACGAGGAGGTCTGGAGTGCGCCGGAACCGTGGTGTGACCGGGGAGCGCATCATCGGATCGAGATCATCACCAGCTGGAACCCGGAGGGAGGGACTGCGATCGCCGCGATTGCCGGCCGGGTGGACCGTGAAGGGAAAACCGTCGAGATCCGCGAAACGCGGAGGCAATGGTGCCATGATCCAGAGCGCGTGCGGCGGGTACTGCGGGAAGCAGGGTTCGAGCTGATCGCCGAGGAGAGCTTCGATCCTTATGCAACCGATTCCGTGCTCGGCGCGTCAAAGATGGTTTACGCAGCAAGAAAAAGAGCGAGGTGA
- a CDS encoding 6-phosphofructokinase: protein MQKRIGVLTGGGDCPGLNAVIRAVVKAGINDHGLQFVGFRRGFEGLMQMDTVVLDAETIKGILARGGTILKTSNRGDPFSWNPKGEEPADRSGQAVRNLEKLDLDGLIVIGGDGSLTIANRLSEKGARIIGVPKTIDNDIAATDYTFGFATAVSIATEAIDRLHSTAESHNRVMILEVMGRNAGWIALHSGISGGADIILIPEIDYDPDCVIAGIEERARRGAQFDIIVVAEGARRVGGDETYRDVATRRLGGVAYTVAEEIRGKVHPEVRVTVLGHVQRGGSPIPWDRLLATRFGVAAARLAANEEFGKMVALRGDTIQPVELRDAVASPKHVDPEGTLVRIARSLGISFGDEERLTSRAIQT from the coding sequence GTGCAAAAAAGAATCGGAGTATTGACCGGTGGAGGGGACTGTCCGGGGCTGAATGCGGTAATTCGGGCGGTCGTGAAGGCGGGAATCAACGATCACGGGCTGCAATTCGTGGGGTTTCGGAGGGGATTCGAGGGTCTGATGCAGATGGATACGGTCGTTCTCGACGCCGAAACGATCAAGGGAATCCTGGCTCGCGGTGGAACGATTCTCAAGACTTCGAACCGCGGCGACCCTTTTTCGTGGAACCCGAAAGGGGAGGAGCCGGCGGACCGCTCAGGCCAGGCGGTACGAAATCTCGAGAAACTGGATCTCGACGGCCTGATCGTCATCGGTGGAGACGGAAGCCTCACGATTGCGAACAGGCTCAGCGAGAAAGGCGCCCGGATCATCGGCGTCCCGAAGACGATCGACAATGACATCGCCGCGACCGATTACACCTTCGGTTTTGCGACGGCGGTGAGCATCGCGACGGAAGCGATCGACCGCCTGCACTCCACGGCCGAAAGTCACAACCGGGTCATGATCCTCGAGGTGATGGGTCGGAACGCGGGGTGGATTGCCCTTCACTCCGGAATCTCGGGAGGTGCGGACATCATCCTGATCCCGGAGATCGACTACGACCCCGACTGCGTCATCGCGGGGATCGAGGAGAGGGCTCGAAGGGGCGCGCAGTTCGACATCATCGTCGTGGCTGAGGGAGCGCGCCGGGTCGGCGGGGACGAGACCTATCGGGACGTCGCGACCCGACGGCTCGGCGGTGTGGCGTACACGGTGGCGGAGGAGATCCGGGGAAAGGTGCACCCGGAGGTTCGGGTCACGGTGCTCGGGCACGTTCAGCGGGGCGGCTCGCCCATCCCCTGGGACCGCCTTCTGGCAACGCGGTTCGGTGTTGCTGCAGCCCGCCTGGCAGCGAATGAGGAATTTGGTAAGATGGTGGCTCTTCGAGGCGACACGATCCAGCCTGTCGAGCTGCGTGACGCCGTCGCTTCTCCGAAGCACGTCGACCCCGAGGGGACGCTCGTACGAATCGCTCGCAGCCTCGGGATCAGTTTCGGAGATGAAGAAAGGCTCACTTCCCGAGCAATCCAAACATGA
- a CDS encoding GlsB/YeaQ/YmgE family stress response membrane protein encodes MNIIWMLILGLIAGVIARFLMPGKDPMGWIMTIVLGIAGSFLGGFLGNMLLGTEGGPAGLIGAVIGAIILLLIYRMAVGRKTV; translated from the coding sequence ATGAATATCATATGGATGTTGATACTCGGTCTGATCGCAGGCGTGATCGCCCGGTTCCTGATGCCTGGCAAGGATCCGATGGGATGGATCATGACAATTGTCCTCGGTATCGCAGGTTCGTTCCTCGGCGGCTTTCTGGGAAATATGCTTCTCGGAACCGAAGGGGGCCCGGCAGGTCTGATCGGTGCGGTGATCGGCGCGATCATTCTGCTTCTGATCTACCGGATGGCGGTCGGGCGCAAAACGGTCTGA
- a CDS encoding enoyl-CoA hydratase/isomerase family protein, protein MSGNLVDYRFEDGVAVIELNDPPANTYTYEMNKELDAAILEARMEDSAHVIVLRGAGEKFFSAGANIKMLGEVTPGFKYFFCLHANETLLRLEHTPKLVIAALNGHTVGGGLEIAMAADIRIAKKGAGKIGLPEVSLGVLPGTGGTQRLSRMIGKSQAIQMMTEGGLMEFEDAEKFGLVNYVWEDSDEKSWWDRVMEYARDFCPPNKASKAVGRIKRAVQSGWELPMESGLALERELQQQLFQSEDAKEGLGAYNQKRKAAFSGK, encoded by the coding sequence ATGAGTGGAAACCTCGTCGATTACCGGTTCGAAGATGGAGTCGCCGTCATCGAGCTCAATGACCCCCCTGCCAATACCTATACGTACGAAATGAACAAGGAGCTGGATGCGGCCATCCTGGAGGCCAGGATGGAGGATTCGGCCCACGTGATCGTTCTTCGCGGCGCGGGAGAAAAATTCTTCTCGGCCGGAGCGAACATCAAGATGCTGGGTGAAGTCACTCCCGGCTTCAAGTATTTCTTCTGCCTTCACGCCAACGAGACCCTCCTGCGACTCGAACACACACCGAAGCTCGTCATTGCCGCGCTCAATGGTCATACGGTCGGTGGGGGGCTGGAGATCGCGATGGCCGCAGACATCCGAATCGCGAAGAAGGGTGCCGGCAAGATCGGTCTGCCCGAGGTCAGCCTCGGGGTTCTTCCCGGTACGGGCGGGACTCAGCGACTCTCCCGAATGATCGGAAAGTCTCAGGCGATCCAGATGATGACCGAAGGTGGACTGATGGAGTTCGAGGATGCCGAGAAGTTCGGTCTGGTCAACTATGTCTGGGAGGACTCGGACGAGAAGAGCTGGTGGGATCGCGTCATGGAGTACGCCCGCGACTTCTGCCCTCCGAACAAAGCCTCGAAGGCGGTCGGAAGGATCAAGAGGGCGGTACAGTCAGGGTGGGAGCTTCCGATGGAGTCCGGGCTTGCCCTCGAGCGGGAGCTACAACAGCAGCTGTTTCAGAGCGAGGATGCAAAGGAAGGTCTCGGCGCCTACAATCAGAAACGAAAAGCCGC